The proteins below are encoded in one region of Aquisphaera giovannonii:
- a CDS encoding phage holin family protein — MTEVGPEGRAEGEEATPVAERDLKTAAGEAAELAGLIARDAGRLLDQHGRLIRGEIRRGVRSAVPGVAMVGAGAGLAAVGGGLGALMVVHALNRFTRIPLWGCYALVGGAAATAGAGLMAGGARRIGAIDLVPRRTLGALKEDVSWIKSRLIQPPS; from the coding sequence GTGACCGAGGTCGGGCCCGAGGGCCGGGCCGAGGGCGAGGAGGCGACGCCCGTGGCCGAACGCGACCTGAAGACGGCGGCCGGCGAGGCCGCGGAGCTGGCCGGCCTGATCGCCAGGGACGCCGGACGCCTCCTCGATCAGCACGGCCGCCTCATCCGGGGCGAGATCCGCCGCGGCGTCCGCTCGGCCGTGCCGGGCGTCGCCATGGTGGGCGCGGGGGCCGGCCTCGCCGCGGTCGGCGGCGGCCTCGGCGCGCTCATGGTCGTTCACGCGTTGAATCGATTCACGCGCATCCCGCTCTGGGGATGCTATGCTCTGGTTGGCGGCGCGGCGGCGACCGCCGGGGCCGGCCTGATGGCCGGGGGGGCGAGGCGGATCGGCGCCATCGACCTCGTGCCCAGGCGGACCCTCGGCGCCCTGAAGGAGGACGTCTCGTGGATCAAGAGCCGGTTGATCCAGCCTCCGAGCTGA